In the genome of Synergistetes bacterium HGW-Synergistetes-1, one region contains:
- a CDS encoding cysteine desulfhydrase: protein MLFSEITKVKLIEEPTALETMERLQKHLGCASVYVKRDDCMTLGMGGNKVRSLEYWMGEAQRINADVIVVAGAPVSNQCRLAAAAAAKLGIKCLVLHSSEPGAKIEGNLLLNYLLGAEVRFIGAVDEVRRKEIALEEIFKLKAAGHTPYLIGDPIVGAMGYLSCALELHEQAKLKNAGIKHVFLPGSMGTTEAGFILGNKMLGYPFEIHLISVEYSISELGNRIEEICTNTSKHWGFNFNPLSWNKNVHIYDQYLGGGYDIPTEKSLEAISLAASLEGFFLENTYTSKTFAGMVDLLQNDKTIKDEVSCFIHTGGLPTLFALGDEINKKLISN from the coding sequence ATGCTCTTTTCAGAAATTACTAAAGTAAAGCTTATTGAAGAGCCCACAGCTCTCGAAACAATGGAGAGGCTGCAGAAACACTTAGGTTGCGCTTCGGTGTATGTGAAACGCGATGACTGTATGACGCTGGGAATGGGCGGTAACAAAGTTCGAAGCCTCGAATACTGGATGGGAGAGGCTCAGCGAATCAATGCCGATGTGATAGTAGTTGCCGGAGCGCCGGTTTCGAATCAGTGCAGACTTGCAGCTGCCGCTGCTGCAAAACTAGGGATCAAGTGTCTGGTTTTGCATAGCTCTGAACCGGGAGCAAAAATTGAGGGAAACTTATTGCTAAATTACCTTCTTGGCGCAGAGGTTCGATTTATTGGCGCTGTTGATGAAGTCCGCAGAAAAGAGATAGCTCTTGAAGAAATTTTTAAATTAAAGGCAGCGGGCCATACTCCTTATTTGATAGGAGATCCAATTGTTGGAGCAATGGGCTACCTTTCTTGTGCATTAGAACTGCATGAACAAGCCAAATTGAAAAACGCAGGTATAAAGCATGTGTTTCTCCCTGGATCAATGGGAACAACCGAAGCAGGTTTTATCTTGGGAAATAAAATGCTCGGATACCCGTTCGAGATCCATTTGATAAGTGTGGAATATTCAATATCAGAGCTTGGTAACAGAATAGAAGAAATATGCACTAATACCTCAAAACATTGGGGTTTTAATTTCAACCCCCTTTCCTGGAATAAAAATGTCCACATCTATGACCAGTATCTTGGCGGGGGATATGACATTCCCACGGAGAAATCATTGGAAGCGATATCATTAGCCGCCTCTTTAGAAGGATTTTTTCTTGAAAACACTTATACAAGCAAAACATTTGCCGGCATGGTTGATTTATTACAAAACGACAAGACTATAAAAGATGAAGTATCTTGTTTCATCCATACTGGGGGGCTGCCCACTCTATTTGCATTAGGTGATGAAATCAATAAAAAACTTATTAGCAATTAA
- a CDS encoding sodium:proton antiporter has translation MVALIKLLPIVALVAMLLRGMDILIASPIATVFAGLLAVALDRKKVNEVIDAAIENAKGLMLIFFLLMVAYAMGEVFMATGVGASIIGLSMKLGITGKSVATVALILTAVLSTATGTSWGTFAACVPVFLWLSHITGGSPVLTVAAIAGGSCFGDNIGLISDTTVLSSGIQNVEVMDRVRHQGVWSLICLVVSAVLFYLVSASMGLESTASDATKAVAAIPAEIWETLKVKRPSAIALLNQVQSGVPIYMVIPLVLVLGMAVYGVSTMPCLIIGLFSALVFGLIAGTIESISSYLDLVLKGFADAGSWSVAMSMWTGAFGGIMKLMNAFDPIAKFVLSTARNVRTLIFNNGILCLITNAALGDCTGQIVTVGPVIKEIVEENVVGSEKDLYTLRLRNATMSDAFGVLGSQLIPWHGYMIFYTGLAMAVYPLYEFTPMGIIAHNYLSIIAVFSMLFLTITGFDRFIPMFKLPSEPDVQLKKNIKPAN, from the coding sequence ATGGTTGCTCTAATCAAATTATTACCGATAGTTGCGCTTGTGGCTATGCTTCTCAGGGGGATGGACATACTTATAGCATCTCCAATAGCGACAGTATTTGCTGGTCTTCTTGCTGTAGCTCTTGATCGAAAAAAAGTAAATGAGGTTATTGATGCGGCAATTGAGAATGCCAAGGGATTAATGCTCATCTTTTTTCTGTTAATGGTCGCATACGCAATGGGTGAAGTCTTTATGGCAACCGGAGTAGGGGCTTCAATCATTGGTTTATCAATGAAATTGGGGATTACTGGCAAGTCTGTTGCAACTGTTGCCCTTATATTGACCGCGGTCCTTTCCACAGCCACGGGAACATCCTGGGGAACGTTTGCTGCCTGTGTGCCGGTTTTTCTATGGCTGAGTCATATCACAGGAGGAAGTCCGGTATTGACAGTTGCAGCAATTGCGGGCGGATCCTGTTTCGGTGACAACATCGGTTTGATTTCCGATACAACAGTTCTAAGCTCAGGAATCCAAAATGTTGAGGTCATGGATAGGGTTCGTCATCAGGGTGTTTGGTCCTTGATCTGTCTGGTAGTTTCTGCAGTACTGTTCTATCTGGTGTCTGCATCAATGGGGCTTGAAAGCACTGCTTCTGATGCAACGAAAGCTGTAGCTGCAATCCCTGCTGAAATATGGGAAACGCTCAAAGTAAAGAGGCCGTCGGCAATCGCATTGTTGAACCAGGTTCAATCAGGAGTCCCAATATATATGGTAATTCCTCTTGTTTTGGTGTTAGGGATGGCTGTATATGGTGTTTCTACAATGCCCTGCCTAATTATAGGGTTATTTTCAGCACTGGTTTTTGGACTTATCGCAGGCACAATAGAGTCGATCTCATCTTATCTTGACTTAGTGCTAAAAGGGTTTGCCGATGCCGGTTCGTGGTCTGTTGCGATGTCAATGTGGACCGGTGCATTTGGTGGAATAATGAAATTGATGAATGCATTTGATCCTATCGCGAAGTTTGTTCTTTCAACTGCAAGAAATGTACGTACCCTAATATTCAACAACGGTATCCTCTGTCTGATAACTAACGCAGCGCTCGGAGATTGCACCGGACAAATCGTTACCGTTGGGCCTGTAATCAAGGAAATTGTTGAAGAGAATGTTGTCGGAAGCGAAAAAGATCTCTATACTCTGCGTCTTAGAAATGCGACAATGTCTGATGCGTTCGGAGTTCTAGGGTCGCAGTTGATTCCCTGGCACGGATATATGATCTTCTACACAGGTTTGGCGATGGCGGTCTATCCATTATATGAATTTACTCCGATGGGTATCATTGCTCATAACTATCTCTCAATAATAGCTGTTTTTTCAATGTTGTTCCTTACTATAACCGGGTTTGACCGGTTTATACCAATGTTCAAACTGCCTTCTGAACCTGATGTCCAGCTAAAGAAGAACATCAAACCTGCTAATTAA